Proteins encoded together in one Rhizobium leguminosarum bv. trifolii WSM1325 window:
- a CDS encoding ABC transporter related (PFAM: ABC transporter related~SMART: AAA ATPase~KEGG: rec:RHECIAT_PA0000234 probable sugar ABC transporter, ATP-binding protein~SNP /replace=G) — MNAAFQQTATDSKTGDAPAILEMRGISQIFPGVKALDNVSIALHPGTVTALIGENGAGKSTLVKILTGIYRPNEGEILVDGQPVTFASAQAAIDAGVTAIHQETVLFDELTVAENIFLGHAPRTRLRTIDWQAMNSRAKALLTALESNIDPTIRLKDLSIAQRHLVAIARALSIEARIVIMDEPTAALSRKEIDDLFRIVRGLREKGKAILFISHKFDEVYEIADDFVVFRDGRAVGQGRLKETPQDEIVRMMVGRDVENAFPKVDVAIGGPVLEIRNYSHRTEFRDISFTLRQGEILGIYGLIGAGRSELSQSLFGITRPASGTMMLEGREITIHSPQDAIRAGIVYVPEERGRHGLALPMPIFQNMTLPSLTRTSRRGFLRAAEEFALARKYAERLDLRAAALSVPVGTLSGGNQQKVVIGKWLATAPKVIILDEPTKGIDIGSKAAVHGFISELAAEGLSIIMVSSELPEIIGMSDRVLVMKEGLAAGIFERADLSPEALVRAATGNA; from the coding sequence ATGAACGCTGCCTTTCAACAAACCGCCACGGACAGCAAAACCGGTGATGCGCCCGCCATTCTGGAAATGCGCGGCATCTCCCAGATCTTTCCGGGCGTGAAGGCGCTCGACAATGTCAGCATCGCGCTGCATCCCGGCACGGTGACCGCGCTGATCGGCGAAAACGGCGCCGGCAAATCGACGCTGGTCAAGATCCTGACCGGCATTTACAGGCCGAACGAAGGCGAGATCCTCGTCGACGGCCAGCCGGTGACCTTTGCCAGCGCCCAGGCCGCAATCGATGCCGGCGTCACCGCCATCCATCAGGAAACCGTGCTGTTCGACGAGCTGACGGTTGCCGAGAATATCTTCCTCGGCCACGCGCCGCGCACGCGTCTGCGCACCATCGACTGGCAGGCGATGAACAGCCGCGCCAAGGCGCTGCTGACTGCGCTCGAAAGCAATATCGATCCGACGATCCGGCTGAAGGACCTCTCGATCGCGCAGCGCCACCTGGTGGCGATTGCGCGCGCGCTGTCGATCGAGGCCCGCATCGTCATCATGGACGAACCGACGGCAGCCCTTTCCCGCAAGGAGATCGATGATCTCTTCCGCATCGTCCGGGGCCTGAGGGAAAAGGGCAAGGCGATCCTCTTCATCAGCCACAAGTTCGACGAGGTCTACGAGATCGCCGATGATTTCGTCGTCTTCCGCGACGGCCGCGCCGTCGGCCAGGGCCGGCTCAAGGAAACGCCGCAGGACGAGATCGTCCGCATGATGGTCGGCCGCGACGTCGAGAATGCTTTTCCGAAGGTCGATGTCGCCATCGGCGGCCCGGTTCTGGAGATCCGCAACTACAGCCACCGCACCGAATTCCGCGACATCTCCTTCACCCTGCGCCAGGGCGAAATTCTCGGCATTTACGGTCTGATCGGCGCCGGGCGTTCGGAACTGTCCCAATCGCTCTTCGGCATCACCAGGCCGGCCTCCGGCACCATGATGCTCGAAGGCCGCGAGATCACCATCCATTCGCCGCAGGACGCGATCCGCGCCGGCATCGTCTATGTGCCGGAGGAACGCGGCCGCCACGGGCTGGCGCTGCCGATGCCGATCTTCCAGAACATGACGCTGCCTTCGCTTACCCGCACCTCGCGCCGGGGCTTCCTCAGGGCGGCAGAAGAATTCGCGCTTGCCCGCAAATATGCCGAGCGGCTGGACCTACGCGCCGCCGCCCTTTCCGTCCCGGTCGGCACGCTGTCGGGCGGCAACCAGCAGAAGGTCGTCATCGGCAAATGGCTGGCGACGGCACCGAAGGTCATCATCCTCGATGAACCGACAAAGGGCATCGACATCGGCTCGAAGGCGGCCGTGCACGGCTTCATCAGCGAACTCGCCGCCGAGGGCCTGTCGATCATCATGGTCTCG